The following coding sequences lie in one Eubacterium ventriosum genomic window:
- a CDS encoding bifunctional glycosyltransferase family 2 protein/CDP-glycerol:glycerophosphate glycerophosphotransferase produces MLSIIIAFGKGKEYLKDCFDSIKEQDYKDIETVLVLDKANINPEENIEELISEFSQSINLKVYETGDNSGVSAARNLGLLKANGEYVYFLDSDDYLMEDTLTGLMQTMDGNKDLTYGRIFHTWFKKAAFNVDQGDVIDDGSEQEVDSKVNNDDNFNFSEINDYKLKNFANLSEITVLGTVFKKKFLTDNNIKFNEEQKYYSDPEFWTKVLMNVKNYGCNKDSIYVKRYHNDKINLPSISQMEDDRKDAHFVQSFLDCMKLSESKNDIRNHFEKMACDYYVKVFSRKFHGNSADKESIDFALMSSMVKECGKKTISKYGFVEKKILRNATDYNMEKVKKWSNIRLIKRKLVMMFTSKKHMYRTINLYVFGKMKQKDNWIVFESFVGRNYSGQPKYIYRYLQKNYGSKFKYIWVVNDKNLVIDGNCKKIKRFGLKYYYYMTRSKYWVNNMRQPHAYPKRDSQIMLETWHGTPLKKLVFDMDDVHSANPKYKQIVYKQSRKWDYLLSDNPFSTEKFQSCFMYEKDKILELGYPANDPLYDKDLDKKADELKIKLGIPKNKKVLLYAPTWRDDNSYGAGEYKFELALDLKRLKEEIGDEYVILLRMHYWIVDKLDLTGMSDFVINVSNYSDITDIYIVSDICMTDYSSVFFDYANLKRPILYYMYDLEKYRDVLRGFYLDIEKELPGPILQTNDEVIDAIKNIDKVNEEYKDKYQEFYNRFCCIDDGNAAKRVCEKVFGVK; encoded by the coding sequence ATGTTAAGCATTATTATTGCTTTTGGAAAAGGAAAAGAATATTTAAAAGATTGTTTTGACAGCATTAAGGAGCAGGATTATAAAGACATAGAAACAGTGCTTGTTTTAGACAAAGCTAACATAAATCCGGAAGAAAATATTGAAGAACTGATAAGTGAGTTTTCACAGTCAATTAATTTAAAAGTTTATGAAACCGGTGATAATTCAGGAGTAAGTGCCGCCAGAAATTTGGGACTTTTAAAGGCTAATGGAGAGTATGTGTATTTCCTTGATAGTGATGATTATCTTATGGAAGATACATTAACCGGATTAATGCAAACAATGGATGGGAATAAAGACCTTACATATGGTCGTATTTTTCATACATGGTTTAAGAAGGCCGCTTTTAACGTGGATCAGGGAGATGTTATCGACGATGGAAGCGAACAGGAAGTAGATTCTAAGGTTAATAATGATGATAACTTTAATTTCTCAGAAATAAATGATTATAAGTTAAAAAATTTCGCCAATTTATCAGAAATAACAGTTCTAGGGACAGTGTTTAAAAAGAAATTCTTAACAGATAATAATATTAAGTTTAATGAAGAGCAGAAATATTATTCTGATCCGGAATTTTGGACTAAAGTTCTTATGAATGTGAAAAATTATGGCTGCAATAAGGATAGTATTTACGTAAAGAGATATCACAATGACAAGATTAATCTGCCATCTATTTCTCAAATGGAAGATGATAGGAAGGATGCTCATTTTGTTCAATCATTTCTTGATTGTATGAAATTATCAGAGAGCAAAAATGATATTAGAAATCACTTTGAAAAAATGGCCTGCGATTATTACGTAAAAGTATTTAGCAGAAAGTTTCATGGTAATTCAGCAGATAAAGAATCAATTGATTTTGCCTTAATGTCTTCTATGGTTAAGGAATGTGGAAAGAAGACCATTTCAAAATATGGTTTTGTGGAAAAGAAAATTCTTAGAAATGCCACAGACTATAATATGGAAAAAGTAAAAAAATGGTCAAATATAAGACTTATTAAGAGAAAACTTGTAATGATGTTTACAAGCAAAAAGCATATGTATAGAACCATTAATCTATACGTTTTTGGCAAGATGAAACAGAAAGACAACTGGATTGTTTTTGAAAGTTTTGTTGGAAGAAACTATTCAGGACAGCCAAAATATATTTACCGGTACCTTCAGAAGAATTACGGTTCCAAATTTAAATATATTTGGGTTGTTAATGACAAAAATCTTGTAATTGACGGAAATTGTAAGAAGATTAAGCGCTTTGGATTAAAATATTATTATTACATGACAAGAAGTAAATATTGGGTTAACAATATGAGACAACCTCACGCATATCCGAAGAGAGACAGTCAGATAATGCTTGAAACATGGCATGGAACGCCACTTAAAAAACTGGTTTTTGATATGGATGATGTACACTCAGCTAACCCTAAATATAAGCAGATTGTTTACAAGCAGTCAAGAAAATGGGACTACCTATTATCAGATAACCCGTTTTCAACAGAAAAGTTTCAGAGCTGTTTTATGTATGAAAAAGACAAAATTCTAGAATTGGGATACCCGGCAAATGATCCTTTGTATGATAAGGATTTAGATAAAAAAGCAGATGAATTAAAAATAAAACTTGGCATACCAAAGAATAAAAAAGTTCTTCTTTATGCACCAACATGGAGAGATGATAATTCTTACGGTGCCGGTGAGTACAAGTTTGAATTGGCACTGGACCTTAAACGTTTAAAAGAAGAAATAGGTGATGAATATGTAATTCTTCTTAGAATGCATTACTGGATAGTAGACAAGCTTGATTTAACAGGAATGTCTGATTTTGTTATTAATGTAAGTAATTACAGTGACATAACAGACATATATATTGTGTCAGATATTTGTATGACAGACTATTCATCAGTATTTTTTGACTATGCTAATCTTAAACGCCCTATTTTGTACTATATGTATGACCTTGAAAAATACAGAGACGTTCTTAGAGGTTTTTATCTTGATATTGAAAAAGAACTTCCGGGACCAATACTTCAGACTAACGATGAAGTAATAGATGCAATTAAAAATATTGATAAGGTTAATGAAGAATACAAAGATAAATATCAGGAATTTTATAATAGATTCTGTTGCATAGACGACGGTAATGCGGCAAAGCGTGTATGCGAAAAAGTATTCGGTGTAAAGTAG
- a CDS encoding ABC transporter permease produces the protein MKNYIDSFMRYRFLLVELVKKGIKLKYRRSYLGLIWTLLEPLLTMIVLTFVFGSMLGSKGGVYGPELYPVYILCGRLLYSCFSSASKIGMRSIRSNQAMIKKVYVPKYLYPLSSVIYNYVIFLLSLIVLAIVGVVRGIPLTWHIIEIVIPVFVLLIMCIAAAMFLSTVCVFFRDIEYLWDVLLMLLMYCSAIFYYVDNIGSSVVRTVIRMNPLYCIIENFRHIVLLGESIFTSSMEINMLIYSSVFSVVALIISVIVFKKNQDRFILYI, from the coding sequence ATGAAGAATTATATCGACAGTTTTATGAGATATAGATTCCTTTTAGTTGAATTAGTTAAGAAAGGAATTAAATTAAAATACAGAAGATCATATTTAGGATTAATATGGACTCTGTTGGAACCATTGCTTACAATGATAGTTCTTACATTTGTATTCGGATCTATGCTTGGAAGTAAAGGTGGAGTTTACGGACCGGAATTATATCCGGTATATATTCTTTGTGGACGACTTTTATATAGTTGTTTCTCAAGTGCCTCAAAGATAGGAATGAGATCAATAAGATCAAACCAGGCAATGATAAAGAAAGTATACGTACCAAAATATCTATATCCTTTATCAAGTGTAATTTATAACTACGTTATATTCTTACTATCACTTATAGTACTTGCGATAGTAGGTGTTGTAAGAGGAATTCCACTTACATGGCATATTATAGAAATAGTAATTCCTGTTTTTGTATTATTAATTATGTGTATAGCAGCAGCAATGTTCCTTTCAACAGTCTGCGTATTCTTTAGAGACATTGAATACCTTTGGGACGTATTACTTATGCTGTTAATGTATTGCTCAGCAATATTCTATTATGTTGATAATATTGGAAGCTCAGTGGTTAGAACAGTAATCAGAATGAACCCGCTGTATTGTATTATTGAAAACTTCAGACACATTGTATTGTTAGGAGAATCAATATTTACAAGCTCAATGGAAATCAATATGTTGATTTATTCATCAGTGTTTAGTGTTGTTGCACTTATCATAAGTGTAATTGTATTTAAAAAGAATCAGGACAGATTTATCCTATACATCTAA
- a CDS encoding ABC transporter ATP-binding protein yields MGNKKIALKVENISIRFNLSKEKVDNLKELIIKKLKGQKIHFNEFWALKNINFELQKGDRLGILGLNGAGKSTLLKVIAGVYKPTTGTVKRYGHIAPMIELGAGFDPNYTGRENVFLYGSVLGFSREFLEEKYDEILEFSELGEFIDVPIKNYSSGMRARLGFSIATVVEPEILILDEVLSVGDAKFRKKCERKMQKMFDHGVTVLFVSHSLAQVKRLCNKAILLEHGQLIAQGDIDDVSEIYERKLEE; encoded by the coding sequence ATGGGCAATAAAAAAATTGCACTTAAAGTTGAAAATATAAGTATCCGCTTTAACTTAAGTAAAGAAAAAGTAGATAACTTAAAAGAATTAATAATAAAGAAATTAAAAGGGCAGAAGATTCACTTTAATGAATTTTGGGCTTTGAAAAACATAAATTTTGAACTGCAAAAAGGTGACCGTTTAGGAATCCTTGGATTAAACGGTGCCGGAAAAAGTACACTTCTTAAAGTAATCGCAGGTGTGTACAAACCAACGACAGGTACAGTAAAAAGATACGGACACATTGCTCCAATGATAGAATTGGGCGCAGGCTTTGATCCTAACTACACAGGAAGAGAGAACGTATTCCTGTACGGTTCAGTACTTGGATTTTCAAGAGAATTTCTTGAAGAAAAATATGACGAAATCTTAGAGTTCTCAGAACTTGGAGAATTCATAGATGTACCAATAAAGAACTATTCATCAGGTATGAGAGCAAGACTTGGATTCTCAATCGCTACAGTAGTAGAACCTGAAATCCTAATATTGGATGAAGTATTATCAGTAGGTGATGCTAAGTTCAGAAAGAAATGTGAGCGAAAAATGCAGAAAATGTTCGACCACGGCGTAACAGTATTATTCGTATCACACAGCCTTGCACAGGTAAAAAGACTCTGTAACAAAGCCATTCTCCTTGAACATGGTCAGCTAATAGCCCAGGGAGACATAGACGACGTTTCAGAAATATACGAAAGAAAACTGGAGGAATAA
- a CDS encoding TIGR03905 family TSCPD domain-containing protein, producing MHYVTKGTCSRAIDFDVVDGKVTNTKFTMGCMGNTQGVASLVEGMEVEEVIKRLKGIDCGGRGTSCPDQLAKALEQYLEENK from the coding sequence ATGCATTACGTAACAAAAGGAACATGCTCAAGAGCAATCGACTTTGACGTAGTAGACGGCAAAGTAACAAATACAAAATTCACAATGGGATGCATGGGAAACACACAGGGTGTTGCATCACTTGTAGAAGGAATGGAAGTAGAAGAAGTAATCAAAAGATTAAAAGGCATCGACTGCGGAGGCAGAGGAACATCATGCCCAGATCAGTTGGCAAAAGCACTTGAACAATACTTAGAAGAAAACAAGTAA